Proteins encoded together in one Ferroglobus placidus DSM 10642 window:
- a CDS encoding MarR family transcriptional regulator — MKVAEKILDELRKSKERGLLQSELVRRIGASKSTVSDVLSELEGKGIVVREKEAGKSLRVWLAEFYPKPIKGKLKLGILKSSEYACLLSRFRGIVRVYNNAMDLTRDLVLGRIDLAASPFVTQVMFGVMMKNIRIVRGVAYNGSGVVFGDEKNGIFGSSELSAMEIMLRLVKDEIGLKKFRYFSSPEEMISSLKYLNGIGIWEPYFSSLDRDKVFFKDIIGDHPCCTLAVNVESFEENKSLIKDFLADYDKAKPNAEKLAEICGFSKEDVEKSLKSYIFVKEVREDELIDFLKLAKIEISRESLESLFELQNV; from the coding sequence ATGAAGGTAGCTGAAAAAATTTTGGATGAGCTTAGGAAAAGTAAGGAGCGTGGTTTGCTTCAGTCGGAACTTGTTAGAAGGATCGGAGCTTCGAAATCAACGGTCTCGGATGTTCTTTCCGAGCTTGAAGGAAAAGGAATCGTCGTGAGAGAGAAGGAAGCTGGAAAATCGCTGAGGGTTTGGTTAGCCGAGTTTTATCCAAAACCAATAAAAGGTAAGCTGAAACTTGGAATTTTAAAATCCTCCGAGTACGCGTGCCTCTTAAGCAGATTTAGAGGAATCGTAAGAGTTTACAACAACGCTATGGACTTAACGAGGGATCTCGTTCTCGGAAGAATAGATCTTGCCGCATCTCCTTTCGTAACGCAGGTTATGTTTGGCGTAATGATGAAAAACATCAGAATAGTTAGGGGAGTAGCTTACAACGGCTCGGGAGTCGTTTTTGGAGACGAAAAAAATGGAATCTTTGGCTCGAGCGAACTTTCGGCTATGGAAATAATGCTCAGACTCGTGAAAGACGAAATAGGTTTGAAAAAATTCCGCTACTTCTCATCTCCGGAAGAAATGATCTCCTCCCTTAAATATTTAAACGGCATAGGTATTTGGGAGCCCTATTTTTCATCTCTGGACAGAGACAAAGTTTTTTTCAAAGACATAATCGGCGATCATCCTTGCTGCACTCTTGCGGTGAATGTAGAGAGCTTCGAGGAAAACAAAAGCTTAATTAAGGATTTTCTCGCCGACTACGATAAAGCCAAGCCGAACGCTGAAAAACTCGCTGAAATCTGCGGATTTAGTAAGGAAGATGTTGAGAAGAGTTTGAAAAGCTACATCTTCGTGAAAGAGGTTAGGGAAGATGAGCTCATCGATTTTTTGAAGCTCGCCAAGATAGAGATTTCGAGGGAGAGCTTAGAGTCCCTCTTTGAACTTCAA